A single genomic interval of uncultured Desulfobulbus sp. harbors:
- a CDS encoding nitrogenase component 1: protein MSKNPPTFKKPKKPNYLSTTNACKLCKPLGACLAFKGIEGAVPYLHGSQGCATYMRRYIISHFNEPIDIASSSLSEKHAVYGGGPNLKLGLTNVAEKYRPEVIGIATTCLTETIGDDVAMYLREYAEDTKGSVGLPTFVNVSTPSYSGTHMEGFHAAIREVVAQLSEGGPRNESVNVLPGFVSSADYRLLHEILSDFGLDYALLPDLSETMDGPALLEYEKIQAGGTPLAKIKAMGRAKATIEFGPTLGAMKSGGDVLREKFTVPQHRLGMPIGIRETDVFFNILEQLSGRPTPEKYVKQRGRLIDAYVDGHKYVSGKRAVVYGEEDLVVGMSSFLTEIGIQPVLCATGGASGRLKEAIASVTGDTLVEQPQVFEDVDFYEINEMAEQLNIDLVVGHSKGFNLSKKLNIPIIRVGFPIHDRIGGQRILHLGYAGAQQLFDTVANALIEKKQNDSPVGYFYM, encoded by the coding sequence ATGAGTAAAAATCCGCCCACCTTTAAAAAACCGAAGAAACCCAATTACCTTTCCACCACCAACGCCTGCAAGCTGTGCAAGCCTCTCGGCGCTTGCCTGGCCTTCAAAGGTATTGAAGGCGCGGTACCCTACCTCCACGGTTCCCAGGGCTGCGCCACCTACATGCGGCGCTATATTATCAGCCATTTCAACGAGCCGATCGATATCGCCTCCTCCTCGCTCTCCGAGAAGCATGCGGTCTACGGCGGCGGCCCCAACCTCAAACTCGGCCTGACCAATGTGGCGGAAAAATACCGCCCGGAGGTCATCGGCATCGCCACCACCTGTCTCACCGAGACCATCGGCGACGACGTGGCCATGTATTTGCGCGAGTATGCCGAGGATACCAAGGGGTCGGTGGGCCTGCCCACCTTTGTCAATGTTTCCACCCCCAGTTACTCCGGGACCCACATGGAGGGATTTCATGCCGCGATCCGCGAGGTCGTGGCCCAATTGAGCGAAGGCGGCCCGCGCAACGAATCGGTCAATGTCCTGCCCGGTTTCGTCAGCTCGGCCGACTACCGCCTGCTCCATGAAATTCTGAGCGATTTCGGCCTCGATTACGCCCTCTTGCCCGATCTCTCCGAGACCATGGACGGCCCTGCACTCTTGGAATACGAGAAGATCCAGGCCGGCGGCACCCCGCTTGCCAAGATCAAGGCCATGGGCCGCGCCAAGGCCACCATCGAATTCGGCCCGACCCTCGGGGCGATGAAATCCGGCGGGGATGTCCTTCGCGAGAAGTTCACCGTGCCCCAGCATCGTCTTGGCATGCCGATCGGCATTCGCGAAACCGATGTCTTCTTCAACATCCTCGAGCAACTCAGCGGCCGTCCCACCCCGGAAAAATACGTGAAACAACGCGGCCGCCTGATCGATGCCTATGTCGATGGCCACAAGTATGTCTCCGGCAAGCGGGCGGTTGTCTACGGCGAAGAGGATCTGGTGGTCGGCATGAGCTCCTTTCTCACCGAGATCGGCATCCAGCCGGTGCTCTGTGCCACGGGTGGGGCCTCAGGGAGATTGAAAGAGGCCATTGCCAGCGTCACCGGCGACACCCTGGTCGAGCAGCCCCAGGTCTTCGAGGACGTGGACTTCTACGAGATCAACGAGATGGCCGAGCAGTTGAACATCGATCTGGTGGTTGGCCACTCCAAGGGATTTAATCTCTCGAAAAAATTGAACATCCCGATCATTCGCGTCGGCTTCCCCATCCACGATCGTATCGGCGGCCAGCGCATTCTCCACCTTGGCTACGCCGGAGCCCAGCAGCTCTTCGACACCGTGGCCAACGCCCTGATCGAGAAAAAGCAGAACGATTCCCCGGTCGGCTATTTCTATATGTGA
- a CDS encoding response regulator, with amino-acid sequence MVKKILIVEDEQLIGLMLAENVKELGCQVTQVVTNGKAALHAVQSDPPDAILMDISLDGVMSGIETARRIKSLQDIPILFFTGYQDPHLLSQADAVKPVGIVDKLDTTENIQQAICSLLQ; translated from the coding sequence ATGGTCAAAAAAATTCTGATCGTCGAGGATGAACAGCTCATAGGACTCATGCTGGCGGAGAACGTCAAGGAATTGGGATGCCAGGTGACCCAGGTCGTCACCAACGGCAAAGCCGCCCTCCATGCCGTCCAGTCGGACCCGCCGGACGCCATCCTGATGGATATCAGTCTGGACGGGGTTATGAGCGGTATTGAGACAGCGCGTCGGATCAAATCTCTCCAGGATATTCCCATTCTCTTTTTTACCGGGTATCAGGACCCGCATCTGCTTTCCCAAGCTGACGCGGTCAAGCCGGTCGGCATCGTCGATAAGCTCGATACCACGGAGAATATACAACAGGCGATCTGCTCGCTGTTGCAGTAA
- a CDS encoding ABC transporter substrate-binding protein: MQPLHLDLSVKECLDAYPQTLPVFQGFGFHDFDNPQVREKLGPFLKLRTLLKFKGIDGETFLQRCRTTLAATSEPAPSSAADIHGAQPTLLALLPCGLKVSLNNALQSFAEELAKNDTPLAYLAEGNVNHELSYYPYIDSVESVDELPDLILSSDINAFYHHRFLEKFIEPGHFVSVNGPMAPHMADVGFADPHQHLTMFCGNALVCVHVKDIRPDLAPPERWADLLESRYNKSIIMRGQDSFFCSGVLVPFFRLFGSEAIPKLAANVCNGMHPSQMVKMIDTHADNCPPLFILPWFFAHRIKAKERIEIIFPEEGAFISPVQLLVKKSKREELSPIIDFLMSRSLHQHCSDNFFPSPHPEVVPNLPEGKKLFWIGWDFIYRHDLEQVKRDIGETFTSEYRRTGEATCV; this comes from the coding sequence ATGCAGCCGCTCCATCTCGATCTATCAGTCAAGGAATGTTTGGATGCCTACCCGCAGACCCTGCCGGTCTTCCAGGGTTTTGGTTTTCACGACTTCGACAATCCCCAGGTCCGGGAAAAACTTGGCCCCTTTCTCAAGCTGCGCACCCTGCTCAAGTTCAAGGGCATCGATGGCGAAACCTTTCTCCAGCGCTGCCGCACCACCCTCGCGGCAACCAGTGAACCTGCTCCGAGCTCGGCAGCCGATATCCACGGAGCCCAGCCCACCCTGCTGGCACTCCTCCCCTGCGGACTCAAGGTTTCGCTCAACAACGCCCTGCAGAGCTTTGCCGAGGAACTGGCCAAAAACGACACACCCCTTGCCTACCTGGCCGAGGGAAACGTCAACCACGAACTCTCCTATTACCCCTATATCGACTCCGTGGAATCGGTCGACGAGTTGCCCGATCTGATTCTCAGCTCGGACATCAACGCCTTTTATCATCATCGCTTCCTGGAGAAATTCATCGAACCCGGACACTTCGTCAGCGTCAACGGTCCCATGGCCCCGCATATGGCGGATGTCGGCTTTGCCGATCCGCACCAGCACCTCACCATGTTTTGCGGCAACGCCCTGGTCTGCGTCCATGTCAAGGATATCCGCCCGGATCTGGCACCGCCCGAGCGTTGGGCCGATCTCCTGGAGAGCCGGTACAATAAATCCATCATCATGCGCGGCCAGGACAGCTTTTTCTGCTCAGGCGTTCTTGTCCCCTTTTTCCGCCTCTTCGGCAGCGAGGCCATCCCCAAGCTGGCGGCCAACGTCTGCAACGGCATGCACCCCTCGCAGATGGTGAAGATGATCGACACCCACGCCGACAACTGTCCGCCGCTGTTCATCCTGCCCTGGTTCTTTGCCCACAGAATCAAGGCCAAAGAGCGGATCGAGATCATCTTTCCCGAGGAAGGCGCCTTTATCAGCCCGGTACAGTTGCTGGTGAAGAAGAGCAAACGCGAGGAACTCTCCCCGATTATCGATTTTCTCATGAGTCGGTCCTTGCATCAGCACTGCAGCGACAACTTCTTCCCCTCGCCCCATCCCGAGGTGGTCCCCAACCTGCCCGAAGGCAAGAAACTGTTTTGGATCGGCTGGGATTTCATCTACCGCCATGACCTTGAGCAGGTCAAACGGGATATCGGCGAGACCTTCACCAGCGAATATCGGCGCACCGGAGAGGCGACATGCGTTTGA
- the nifE gene encoding nitrogenase iron-molybdenum cofactor biosynthesis protein NifE: MEAVALKERENQIFVKGDKPFDIVCNKDSLAGAVSQRACVFCGSRVVLYPIADAIHLVHGPIGCAVYTWDIRGALSSGPELHRLSFSTDLQEKDVIFGGEKKLDAALRELIERHEPKAAFVYSTCIVGIIGDDLEAVCKSVEAEYSIPVIPVKSEGFKGNKRAGYKAACDAMFRLIGTGDTSGISKYSLNILGDFNLAGEIWMIREYYERMGIEVVANITGDGRVADIQRAHGAALNVVQCSGSTMELANMMEEKFGIPSLRVSYFGIEDMAEALYDIARFFKDPEIMERTKKLVEEEVKKLASSLEPYRKALAGKKAAIYVGGSFKAFSLVKAFRLIDMQVVMVGSQTGTKEDYIELAAIVDPGTVIVDDTNPLELTSFLKEKQVDVFVGGVKERPIAYKLGIGFCDHNHERKEALAGFDGMLNFAKEVYASVTSPVWQFVPRNKSAKPSC, translated from the coding sequence ATGGAAGCAGTAGCATTAAAAGAGAGAGAAAATCAAATATTCGTCAAAGGTGACAAGCCCTTTGATATCGTTTGCAACAAAGACAGTTTGGCTGGCGCAGTCAGTCAGCGGGCCTGCGTATTCTGCGGCTCGCGCGTTGTACTCTACCCGATCGCCGATGCGATTCACCTGGTGCACGGCCCGATCGGTTGCGCGGTCTACACCTGGGACATTCGTGGCGCCCTGTCCTCCGGCCCTGAGTTACACCGCCTCTCCTTTTCCACCGATCTCCAGGAAAAAGACGTCATCTTCGGCGGCGAGAAAAAACTGGACGCCGCCCTGCGCGAGTTGATCGAACGCCACGAGCCCAAAGCCGCCTTTGTCTACTCGACCTGCATCGTCGGCATCATCGGCGACGATCTGGAAGCGGTGTGCAAATCCGTGGAAGCCGAATACAGCATCCCGGTGATTCCGGTAAAATCGGAGGGCTTCAAGGGCAACAAACGTGCTGGCTATAAAGCGGCCTGTGACGCCATGTTCCGCCTGATCGGCACCGGCGACACCTCCGGCATTTCCAAATATTCACTCAACATCCTGGGCGACTTCAACCTGGCCGGCGAGATCTGGATGATCCGCGAGTACTACGAGCGCATGGGCATCGAGGTGGTGGCCAACATCACCGGCGATGGCCGAGTGGCCGATATTCAGCGGGCCCATGGCGCCGCCCTCAACGTTGTCCAGTGCTCCGGGTCCACCATGGAGCTCGCCAACATGATGGAGGAGAAATTCGGCATCCCATCGCTTCGTGTCTCCTACTTCGGTATCGAGGACATGGCCGAGGCCCTGTACGACATTGCCCGTTTCTTCAAGGATCCGGAGATCATGGAACGGACCAAGAAGCTGGTCGAGGAAGAGGTCAAAAAGCTGGCCTCATCCCTGGAGCCCTACCGCAAGGCCCTCGCCGGCAAAAAGGCGGCCATCTATGTGGGCGGCTCGTTCAAGGCCTTTTCCCTGGTCAAAGCCTTCCGCCTGATCGACATGCAGGTGGTCATGGTCGGGTCCCAGACCGGCACCAAGGAAGACTACATCGAGCTGGCTGCGATTGTCGATCCCGGTACGGTTATCGTCGATGACACCAACCCGCTGGAGTTGACCAGCTTCTTGAAAGAAAAACAGGTGGACGTCTTCGTCGGCGGCGTCAAGGAGCGTCCCATTGCCTACAAGCTTGGCATTGGTTTCTGTGATCACAACCACGAACGGAAGGAGGCCTTGGCCGGATTTGATGGCATGCTCAACTTTGCCAAAGAGGTCTACGCCTCGGTAACGAGCCCGGTCTGGCAGTTTGTCCCGCGCAATAAAAGCGCCAAACCTTCCTGTTGA
- the ald gene encoding alanine dehydrogenase, giving the protein MIVGVLKEIKTEENRVSVTPAGVEQLVAAGHRVLVESGAGVGSELGDSLYLDAGAELVEAPGSIYAQAGLVMHVKEPLPQEYALIRPGQMVFTYFHFAASESLTRAMLDHRAVCIAYETITDPAGRLPLLTPMSEVAGRMAAQEAAKYLERSQGGRGILMGGVPGVAPATVLVLGGGTVGTEAARIASGLGATVYLLDTNVNRLRALAETMPKNCLALMSSPATIRDLLPQADAVIGAVLIPGAKAPRLISREMLSVMKRGAVLVDVAIDQGGCFATSRPTTHGDPVYEVDGVLHYCVANMPGAVPLTSTQALTNATLPYVLTLAAQGWQQAAKADPGIAAGVNMVDGKLTCAAVAQAFGLPHVPLEEMLRSL; this is encoded by the coding sequence ATGATTGTCGGCGTACTCAAGGAAATCAAGACTGAGGAAAATCGGGTCAGTGTGACGCCCGCCGGGGTGGAACAACTGGTGGCGGCCGGGCATCGCGTCCTGGTGGAAAGCGGTGCCGGAGTCGGCAGCGAACTGGGCGATAGCCTGTATCTCGATGCCGGAGCCGAGTTGGTCGAAGCTCCGGGCTCGATCTATGCCCAGGCCGGACTGGTGATGCACGTCAAGGAGCCGCTGCCCCAGGAGTACGCTCTCATTCGCCCGGGACAGATGGTGTTTACCTACTTTCATTTTGCCGCCTCAGAATCCCTGACCCGCGCCATGCTCGATCACCGGGCGGTCTGCATCGCCTATGAGACCATCACCGACCCCGCGGGCAGGCTTCCCCTGTTGACCCCCATGAGCGAGGTCGCCGGAAGGATGGCGGCCCAGGAGGCGGCTAAATATCTGGAGCGAAGTCAGGGGGGCAGGGGGATTCTCATGGGCGGTGTGCCCGGAGTGGCTCCGGCAACTGTCCTCGTGCTCGGTGGTGGAACGGTCGGCACCGAGGCGGCGCGTATTGCCAGCGGTCTCGGGGCCACGGTCTATCTGCTGGACACCAATGTCAACCGACTGCGGGCCTTGGCAGAGACCATGCCGAAAAACTGCCTGGCGCTGATGTCTTCTCCGGCGACCATTCGCGATCTGTTGCCCCAGGCGGATGCGGTGATCGGTGCGGTCCTCATTCCCGGAGCCAAAGCGCCCAGATTGATTTCCCGCGAGATGCTGAGCGTCATGAAGCGGGGCGCGGTGTTGGTCGATGTGGCCATCGATCAGGGCGGCTGCTTTGCAACCTCCCGGCCGACCACCCATGGCGATCCGGTCTATGAGGTGGACGGCGTGCTCCACTATTGCGTGGCCAATATGCCCGGAGCCGTGCCGCTCACCTCCACCCAGGCGCTGACCAATGCCACCTTGCCCTATGTCCTCACCCTTGCCGCCCAGGGCTGGCAACAGGCCGCCAAGGCCGATCCCGGCATCGCCGCCGGGGTGAATATGGTGGACGGCAAGTTGACCTGTGCCGCAGTGGCGCAGGCCTTCGGATTGCCGCACGTTCCCCTGGAGGAGATGCTTCGGTCTCTTTGA
- a CDS encoding bifunctional anthranilate synthase component I family protein/class IV aminotransferase, producing the protein MPQTAVAPRCRGEKHSHEHLVVLRDGQAGTWRILSRPCRIVTTNQASEVASCLREVEHSVATQGLIAAGFVAYEAASAFDAALVHHDPGDFPLLWFALYPAWSNYHLKTPRENAPDLHWQASLGQEAYGHCLQRVHRYIASGDTYQVNYSYRLSTPFQGSAFSLFCQLATGHDPEYGAYLHAGDWELVSLSPELFFCREGDLLTSIPMKGTFPRGLSAEDDRAQGRRLRESLKNRAENVMIVDMVRNDLGRIAVPGSVRVESLFATQRHPTLWQMTSSVSGQVRSSLTDIFSALFPAASITGAPKARTMELIRELEYGPRRIYTGSIGFLLPDGRAQFNVAIRTLLHDRRRRRLEYGVGGGIVADSSIDGEWEETRTKSLAVKPLVAEFSLLETMRWRPGEGIFLLERHLHRLRNSAEYFSYPCDLGGIRDQLAKAVANLPAKGCKLRLLLDRFGRVSVKGEVLPTRTGSASLRLVAAKSPVESNDPFLYHKTTRRQVYEQARAAAPRQADDVILYNHKGELTETTIANIVLVLGGRRCTPPVRCGLLAGTLRQQLLESGDIEERCLKVEDLEHADSIVLINSVRGEMAAVLWGNDRA; encoded by the coding sequence ATGCCCCAAACAGCTGTCGCTCCCCGTTGTCGCGGGGAAAAACATTCGCATGAACATCTGGTCGTCCTTCGAGATGGCCAAGCCGGCACATGGCGAATTCTGTCCAGGCCATGCCGGATCGTTACCACCAACCAGGCCTCGGAAGTTGCGTCCTGTCTGCGTGAGGTCGAACATAGCGTCGCAACGCAGGGGCTCATTGCTGCAGGCTTTGTCGCTTACGAGGCTGCCTCGGCCTTTGATGCCGCCCTGGTCCATCACGATCCCGGTGATTTTCCCCTGCTCTGGTTTGCTCTCTATCCTGCGTGGTCGAATTATCACCTTAAAACTCCAAGAGAAAACGCGCCTGACCTTCACTGGCAGGCATCGCTGGGGCAGGAGGCGTACGGTCATTGTCTTCAACGTGTCCACCGCTATATCGCATCCGGCGATACCTATCAGGTGAACTACAGTTACCGGCTCTCGACCCCTTTTCAGGGGAGCGCCTTTTCACTCTTTTGCCAGCTGGCCACCGGCCACGATCCGGAATACGGGGCCTATCTCCACGCCGGTGATTGGGAGTTGGTGTCTCTGTCGCCGGAGCTCTTTTTTTGCCGTGAGGGCGACCTGCTCACCTCTATCCCTATGAAAGGCACTTTTCCGCGGGGATTGAGTGCCGAGGATGATCGCGCTCAGGGGAGGAGACTCCGCGAGAGCCTCAAAAATCGGGCTGAAAACGTGATGATCGTTGATATGGTCCGCAACGATCTCGGGCGGATAGCCGTGCCGGGATCGGTGCGTGTGGAATCCTTGTTCGCAACCCAGCGCCATCCCACGCTCTGGCAGATGACCTCATCCGTAAGCGGACAGGTGCGCTCTTCGCTTACAGACATTTTTAGCGCACTTTTTCCGGCCGCCTCCATTACCGGGGCGCCCAAGGCGCGCACCATGGAGCTGATCAGAGAGTTGGAATATGGGCCGCGCCGCATTTACACCGGCAGCATTGGCTTTCTGTTGCCGGACGGCCGGGCACAGTTCAATGTCGCCATTCGCACCCTGCTGCACGATCGGCGCCGGCGCCGGCTGGAGTATGGTGTGGGAGGTGGGATTGTGGCCGATTCATCCATCGATGGCGAATGGGAGGAGACCCGTACTAAAAGTTTGGCCGTCAAACCCTTGGTTGCGGAGTTCTCACTGCTTGAGACAATGCGATGGAGGCCTGGCGAAGGGATATTTCTCCTGGAAAGACATCTGCACCGATTGCGGAACTCGGCGGAGTATTTTTCCTATCCCTGCGACCTGGGGGGGATCCGGGATCAGTTGGCTAAGGCTGTGGCCAATCTTCCTGCCAAGGGGTGCAAGCTGCGCCTGCTACTTGATCGTTTCGGCCGGGTCAGTGTTAAAGGGGAAGTCCTGCCCACCAGGACGGGATCTGCTTCGCTGCGACTTGTGGCGGCCAAGTCTCCGGTCGAGTCAAACGATCCCTTTTTGTACCACAAAACCACCAGGCGTCAGGTCTATGAGCAGGCTCGGGCCGCCGCGCCCCGTCAGGCCGATGATGTTATCCTGTACAATCACAAGGGAGAATTGACCGAAACAACCATTGCCAATATCGTGCTTGTCCTTGGGGGGCGCCGCTGCACGCCGCCGGTTCGTTGCGGTCTCTTGGCCGGTACCCTGCGGCAGCAGTTGCTGGAGAGCGGCGACATCGAGGAGCGTTGCCTGAAGGTTGAGGATTTGGAGCACGCCGACTCCATAGTCCTGATCAACAGTGTGCGGGGTGAAATGGCTGCGGTGCTCTGGGGCAATGACCGGGCGTGA
- a CDS encoding GTP-binding protein — MRLITVAGPPSSGKTSVLLKTFEAVMAEGVKAGVIKFDCLVTDDDAIYHQAGIPVQKGLSGVLCPDHYFVSNIDRVLEWSGKRELSMTVIESAGLCNRCSPHIKGSLAVCVLDNVSGLHTPKKIGPMLKLADVVVITKGDIVSQAEREVFAYRVQSVAPRARIIQVNGRSGQGSHALAQIFLKAPPMNGTLDNLRLRFPMPAALCSYCLGETRVGTDYQIGQFRKLNID; from the coding sequence ATGCGTTTGATCACCGTGGCCGGCCCGCCTTCAAGCGGCAAGACCTCGGTCCTGCTCAAGACCTTTGAGGCGGTTATGGCCGAAGGCGTCAAGGCCGGGGTGATCAAGTTCGACTGCCTGGTCACCGACGACGACGCCATTTACCATCAGGCCGGCATTCCGGTGCAGAAGGGGCTTTCCGGCGTGCTCTGCCCGGACCACTATTTCGTGTCCAATATCGACCGGGTCCTGGAGTGGTCGGGCAAGCGGGAGCTGAGCATGACCGTGATCGAAAGCGCCGGGCTGTGCAACCGCTGCTCGCCCCATATCAAGGGATCGCTGGCGGTCTGCGTGCTCGACAACGTCAGCGGACTCCACACCCCGAAAAAGATCGGCCCCATGCTCAAGTTGGCCGATGTGGTGGTGATCACCAAAGGCGACATCGTCTCCCAGGCCGAGCGCGAGGTCTTTGCCTACCGGGTACAGAGCGTGGCCCCGCGGGCGCGCATCATTCAGGTCAACGGCCGTTCGGGCCAGGGTTCCCATGCCCTGGCGCAGATCTTTCTTAAAGCTCCACCCATGAACGGGACGCTGGACAACCTGCGGCTGCGCTTTCCCATGCCGGCGGCGCTCTGCTCCTACTGCCTGGGCGAAACACGGGTCGGCACGGATTACCAGATCGGCCAATTCCGCAAACTCAATATCGATTAG
- a CDS encoding ATP-binding cassette domain-containing protein yields MPDLTPEILAQTSLATLLVEYPLLESALLEVGIEFDPDEKATLGSKLEQWADLHQQSAESFLAGLIERISELQALLGSSNSLNQIEIIAGQDKSGNAEAVNRILLKRGDLLAIVGPTGSGKSRLLADIEWLAAGDTPSGRHILVDGQNAADKRFSTGGDQLIAQLSQTMSFVLDATVEELLALHVESRGMSNALVQDTIEAANELSGEPFGGHTPLTSLSGGQTRALMVADTALVCRSPIVLIDEIENAGIDRRAAFSLLLSQEKIVLSATHDPLLALLAPRRLCMRHGAMHSLHERTTEEAAILTDLEILDDIHAAIRHQLRHGERIAPIHLEEVRRTTP; encoded by the coding sequence GTGCCCGACCTGACTCCCGAAATATTGGCGCAAACCAGCCTCGCCACCCTGCTTGTCGAGTATCCCCTGCTTGAATCGGCCCTGCTTGAGGTTGGGATCGAATTCGACCCCGACGAAAAAGCGACCCTCGGCAGTAAATTGGAGCAGTGGGCCGACCTGCACCAGCAATCGGCAGAATCCTTTCTTGCCGGCCTCATCGAGCGCATCAGCGAACTGCAGGCCCTGCTCGGTAGCAGCAACAGCCTCAATCAGATAGAGATCATTGCCGGGCAGGACAAGTCGGGCAATGCCGAAGCCGTCAACCGTATTCTCCTGAAGCGTGGCGACCTGCTGGCCATTGTCGGCCCAACCGGCTCCGGCAAGAGCCGATTGCTTGCCGATATCGAATGGCTGGCCGCCGGTGACACGCCCAGTGGTCGACACATTCTCGTGGATGGCCAAAACGCCGCCGACAAACGTTTTTCCACCGGCGGCGACCAGCTCATTGCCCAACTCTCCCAGACCATGTCCTTTGTGCTCGATGCAACGGTTGAAGAACTGCTTGCGCTGCATGTGGAAAGCCGGGGTATGAGCAACGCGCTTGTCCAGGACACCATCGAAGCGGCCAACGAGCTCTCCGGGGAACCCTTTGGCGGCCACACCCCGCTGACCAGCCTCAGCGGCGGTCAGACCCGTGCCCTGATGGTTGCGGACACCGCCCTGGTCTGCCGTTCACCCATTGTGCTGATTGACGAAATCGAAAATGCCGGCATTGACCGGCGTGCCGCCTTTTCCCTGCTCCTGTCCCAGGAAAAAATTGTCCTCTCCGCGACCCATGACCCCCTGCTGGCCCTGCTGGCACCACGTCGACTGTGCATGCGCCACGGCGCGATGCACTCGCTGCACGAACGAACCACGGAAGAGGCGGCTATTTTGACGGATTTGGAAATACTTGACGATATCCATGCTGCCATCCGCCACCAGCTGCGTCACGGAGAGCGGATCGCGCCCATCCACCTTGAGGAAGTACGGAGGACGACGCCATGA
- the nifB gene encoding nitrogenase cofactor biosynthesis protein NifB, giving the protein MLSEKDFNRHPCFNVKAKGQYGRVHLPVAPKCNIQCNYCNRKYDCVNESRPGVTSTLLSPEQALVYMGKVLEKEPRISVAGIAGPGDPFANPEETLKTMRLIKKEHPDTILCLSSNGMNLAPHVPELAEIGISHVTITINAVDPEITQHVYAWVRDGKVLYRGKQGAELLLARQLQAIELLKKHGITVKINTIVMPGINDHHIPVLAAKMKEMGVDLLNCMAMIPNADTAFEHLEEPSKEMMDRIRNEAEQFLPQMRHCTRCRADAVGLLDNDKTEEFRGCLSACSQLPKPVDTVRPYVAVATLEGVLVNQHLGEANRFQIWGEDSEGGYKLIEERPAPPAGGGAQRWHNISRLLSDCRAILVNDLGDSPKEVLKKKGIQPVTMAGFIERGLEAVYTGRGLTQLQGRMRKCSSKGACAGGGNGCG; this is encoded by the coding sequence ATGTTAAGCGAAAAAGATTTCAACCGTCACCCCTGCTTCAACGTCAAAGCAAAAGGTCAGTACGGCCGGGTTCATCTGCCTGTTGCCCCCAAATGCAACATCCAGTGCAACTACTGCAACCGCAAATACGACTGCGTCAACGAGTCGCGTCCCGGTGTCACCTCCACCCTGCTCAGCCCGGAACAGGCCCTGGTCTACATGGGCAAGGTGCTGGAGAAGGAACCGCGCATCTCCGTAGCCGGCATTGCCGGTCCCGGCGACCCCTTCGCCAATCCCGAAGAGACCCTGAAGACCATGCGCCTGATCAAGAAAGAGCATCCAGACACCATCCTCTGCCTCTCGTCAAACGGCATGAACCTGGCCCCGCATGTACCGGAACTTGCAGAAATCGGCATCTCCCACGTGACCATCACCATCAACGCGGTCGATCCGGAGATCACCCAGCACGTCTACGCCTGGGTCCGCGACGGCAAGGTGCTCTATCGCGGCAAACAGGGTGCGGAACTGCTCCTTGCCCGCCAGCTGCAGGCCATCGAGCTGCTCAAGAAGCACGGCATCACGGTGAAGATCAATACCATCGTCATGCCCGGCATCAACGACCACCACATTCCGGTGCTGGCCGCCAAGATGAAGGAGATGGGGGTTGACCTGCTCAACTGCATGGCCATGATCCCCAATGCGGACACCGCCTTTGAACATCTCGAGGAACCGAGCAAGGAGATGATGGATCGCATCCGTAACGAGGCCGAGCAGTTTCTGCCGCAGATGCGCCACTGCACCCGCTGCCGTGCCGATGCGGTCGGCCTGCTCGACAACGACAAGACCGAGGAATTCCGCGGCTGCCTCAGTGCCTGCTCGCAGCTGCCCAAACCCGTGGACACGGTTCGCCCCTATGTCGCGGTTGCCACCCTGGAAGGTGTGTTGGTCAACCAGCATCTGGGTGAGGCCAACCGATTCCAGATCTGGGGTGAGGACAGTGAAGGCGGCTACAAACTGATCGAGGAACGTCCGGCGCCTCCCGCGGGCGGCGGAGCGCAGCGCTGGCACAACATAAGCCGTCTGCTCTCCGACTGCCGGGCCATCCTGGTCAACGACCTGGGCGACTCCCCCAAGGAGGTCCTCAAGAAAAAAGGTATCCAGCCGGTGACCATGGCCGGTTTCATCGAACGCGGACTGGAGGCGGTGTATACCGGGCGTGGCCTGACCCAGCTCCAGGGACGTATGCGAAAATGCTCTTCCAAGGGCGCCTGTGCAGGTGGCGGGAATGGTTGCGGCTGA